GATGTTTCGGTGGCAGGTCCCGGTTTCATCAACATCCGTCTCGCCGTCGGCTATTGGCAGCGGCTGCTGGCTTCTATCATCGGCGCCGGCATTGACTATGGCCGCTCGAGCCTCGGTGAAGGCCGGACGGTCAACGTCGAATACGTCTCGGCCAATCCGACCGGCCCGATGCATGTCGGTCATTGCCGCGGCGCCGTCGTCGGCGATGCGCTCGCCAACCTGCTTGCCTTTGCCGGTTATGGCGTCGAAAAGGAATATTATATCAACGATGCCGGTTCCCAGATCGACGTGCTGGCCCGCTCGGTCTTCCTGCGTTATCGCGAAGCGCTCGGCGAACGGATCGGCGAAATCCCTTCGGGCCTTTATCCCGGAGATTATCTCGTGCCCGTCGGCCAGTCGCTTGCCGCCGATTACGGTGTCCGGCTGCACAATATGCCGGAAGAGGAATGGATGCCAATCGTCAAAGATCGCACGATCGACGCGATGATGGCGATGATCCGCGAAGATCTGGCGGCGCTGAACGTCCATCACGACATCTTCTTCTCCGAGCGCACCTTGCACGCCAACGGCGCGGCAGCCATCCGCACCGCGATCAATGATCTGACCTTCAAGGGCTATGTCTACAAAGGCACTCTGCCGCCGCCGAAGGGTCAGCTTCCCGAGGATTGGGAGGATCGCGAACAGACGCTGTTCCGCTCGACCGAGGTGGGCGACGATATCGACCGGCCGCTGATCAAGTCGGACGGTTCCTACACCTATTTCGCCGCCGACGTCGCCTATTTCAAGAACAAGTTCGATCGTGGCTTCGAGGAGATGATCTATGTGCTCGGCGCCGATCATGGCGGCTACGTCAAGCGTCTGGAAGCGGTTGCGCGCGGCGTTTCGGATGGCAAAGCAAAGCTGACTGTACTGCTTTGCCAGCTCGTCAAGCTCTATCGCAACGGTGAGCCGGTGAAGATGTCGAAACGTTCGGGCGATTTCGTCACGCTTCGGGACGTCGTCGAGGAAGTCGGTCGTGATTCGGTCCGCTTCATGATGCTTTATCGTAAGAACTCCGAGCCACTCGACTTCGATTTCGCCAAGGTGACGGAGCAGTCGAAGGATAATCCTGTTTTTTATGTGCAGTACGCGCATGCCCGCTGCATGTCGGTCTTCCGGCAGGCAAAAGAGGCTTTTGCCGGCCTCGATGTTTCGCCCGAGGATCTTGCGAAAGCCGTTGCTGGCATTGAAGATCCGGCCGAATTGCAGCTCGTCGCCAAGCTCGCCGAATTCCCGCGTATCATCGAGTCGGCCGCCCAGTCCCAGGAGCCACATCGCATCGCTTTTTACCTCTACGACCTGGCCAGTGCTTTCCACGCGCACTGGAACAAAGGTAAAGATCAGCCGGAATTACGATTTGTTAATGATAAAAACCGAGAATCAACTATTGCCAGACTTGGGCTGGTGTACGCCGTCGCGTCGGTTTTGAAGTCGGGACTTGCCATTACAGGCACTGCCGCACCTGACGAAATGCGATAACGTCACCATTTACCCACAATGCGCTGGCATTTGAGCGTTGGCGTTTGCGAGTGGGATAGGCATGGCTGAGAAACAATTTGCGTATGATACGCGCGGAAAAGACGATCTGTTTGCCGACGACGATCCGTTGGCCGAACTTGCCAGGATCGTCGGTTTCGAGCCGCGTGTTGCAGCGAATACCGTAAGCGACGCCGCCCGGCGCGAGCCTGCCTTCGATCTGGAGGACGAGCTCGGGCGAGAATTCGATCGCTACGATTCACCGCGTCCGCTGGCCGAACTCGATCGGCCGGCCGAGCCGATCTCCGACGGCGTCGCTTCCGAAGACTATGTCGAGCCCGTTCTCGATGCTTCTGCGGCTGCCGTAAGCGTGGATGTTCCGGAGCCCGTCTCCGTTGGTCCCGTCGCCGCAGAAGAAGCTGCGCAACCTCCGGCAAGGAGCTGGGACGTAGCTTCTGCCGACTGGGCGGCCGGTCCACAGCAGTTGTCCGTCGACCCTGCCCCCGAGGCGTCGGTCCAAACCGCTTTCGGCGGCGCCCGCGACCTGATCGAGGAACTCGAACTGTCGATCGGTGCTGCGCCGGTCTCTTCGCTGGCGCAGTCCGCCAAAGCCCCGCAATGGTCGGCTGCCAGCATCAGGTTGCCGCTCGCCAATTTCCACGCCCCGAAGCGTGAGGAGCCGGTGGCAGCGATCAAGCCGGTAGCCGAAGCAGTCGCTGCGCTTGCGACTGAAGCAGTCGCTGAACCGGTGGCTGACGCAGCGGTTGCCGATCCTGCCTCGGCGGAGCCCGCAATCGAGCAGCCGGTGCCCGTTGCTGCCGTCGAACCTCCCGAAGAGTTCGAATCCGCGGCGCCGTCGTTCGGCTTTCCCGCCGAGCTCGATCGCCACGATGAGGCAATTGCGCCGCAAGAAGCTGCTGAAGCCGAGGAATTCGTTGAAGTCGAGAATGATCTGGAAGAGTTCGGCTCCGACGCCGGTTTCGATCTCGCGGCCGCCATCGAAGGCGAGATCCAGGCCGATGCCGCGCTGACCGAGGTCGGACCTGAAGTTCCGCATGCCGCCGGCACCTTCGATGTCGACGACTTGCTGGCCGACGTCTCGCGCTATCCTGTGCCCCGTCCGGTATTGCAGCGCGCCAATCTGGCGCCGGTTTCGCCGGAGCCTGCTCCCGTCGAAGTCGCCCCGGTCGCTGCCGCACCGGTTCAGCCCGAGGCGATCGCGCCCGCGCCGGTCCTGTCCGCTCCGATCGAAATGGCGCTCGCCTATGCTGCCGAAGCTGCAAGGCCGGTCGCGTCGCAGCCTGCCGCCGTCACGCCGCCCCATCCTGTCGCAACGGCCTATCCACGGGCGCAGCAGTCGGCGCCGGAAGCCGATGATCCCTTCGCGGGCCACGATTTTGAATTGGACCTCGCCGGTATCGAGCTGGAACTTGCCGATCTCGATTTTTCCGAAGCAGTCGAGCCTGCGCCGCAGCCAAAAGCACAGCCGGCGCCCGCCGTGCACCAGCAGGCAACGCCCGAGTACCCGCAGGCCGCTGTCCCGGCGCAGCCCGCGCCGGCCCTGGTTTCCGAAGAGCCGGCCCCAGCTCCGACGCCGGCTCCGGCTTTCAACTGGGCACCTGCCGCAGAGGCGTCCGCCGCTGAATCGACCGAAGATCTGCCCTTCGATCCGGCGATGATCTCCGATCCGGAGGATCGTCCCGAGACGGTGGACGACATGCATGTGCCGGCGCTGCCGCCGGTCGAGTCGCCCCCTCCGGTCGCGAAAACCGCGGATTTCGATTTCGATCTCGATGCTGAGATCGCGAGCTTTTTCGAGCCGGCCAAGCCGCGCGAAACGGCGGCGCCTGCCCGTAATATGGCTGCCGCTGCGGCAACGCCGATCAAGCCGACCATTGCCGACGGTCTCGATGATTTCGAACGGGCGCTGGAGGAGGATTTCCGCCGCAGCGTGCGCGAGCCGGTCGAGCGCCGCGAGACCTCCGAGGTCCACATCGAGTCGGCAAGCCAGGCCGCTGATTTCAGCCGCGCCCGGTCGATGCGCCGGCTGCTGGCCGGCGCCGTCGTGCTGGTGGTCTTCGCCGGCGTCGGTTATGGCGTCTATTCCTCCGTCTGGAACGGCGAAGGGCTCGGCATTGTCGCGTCCGGCGAGCCGCGTGTGATCACGGCCGACAAGGAGCCGGTCAAGGTCGTTCCGGAAAATCCCGGCGGTAAGACGGTTCCGAACCAGGATAAGGCCGTCTACGACCGCGTTGCGGGTTCTGCCGAGGAGCCGAAGCAGAAGGCGCTCGTCTCCTCGGACGAGGCGCCGGTCGATGTTGTCCAGCGCACCTTGACGCCGGAGGCATTGCCGGAAGATGACGAGAACGCCGGCACTGACGATAGGGTCACGCCGACCGCGGTTGGTGAGACGGAGGATCCGCGTCTGCTGCCGAACCACGCCGACGCCGACGACGCTTCCGCAAGCGACGCCGACAAGACGCCATCTGTTTCGCCGCGCAAGGTCCGCACGATGATCGTCAAGCCTGACGGCACGCTGGTCGCCCGCGAGGAGTCCGCGCCGGTCGACCAGCCGGCACCGTCTGCTCAGCCGATGCCGTCTGGCCAGCCTCCAGTTACGGCGCAGTCGGCCCCGTCTGCGCCATCAGCCCCGATCGCGCCGCCGGTTGCCGGAACGGCTGCGACCTTCCCGGCAAGCGCCGAGATTGCGTCCGCCGATGCCCGTTCTGCAGCACCCGTTCAAACCGCGCCGGCGCAGCTGTCGTCTGCCGCAACTGCCGATGAGCAGGCGGCAAATCCCGCACCGGTCGATGCGCCGGTACGGCCGGTCAAGACGGCAACGATCGCCGATACGGCCCCGGTTCCGATCGCCCGCCCGGCCGATCAGCCTGTCAACGTCGTTGGCACGGTTACCGATAAGGGCAATGTCCGCACGCCCGCGCAGCAGCCGAAGCCGACGCAGGTCGCCTCGGCAACGCCGGCCGTCGCCCAGCCGCAGCAAGCCGTCTCCGTCGGTGGCTACGGCCTTCAGATCGCTTCGCTTCCGTCGGAGGACGAGGCCAATAAATCTTATGCAAGCCTGTCGAAGAAATTCGCCGGCGTGCTTGGCGGCCGCGCCCATGAGATCCGTAGGGCCGATATCGCCGGTAAGGGCACTTTCTACCGTGTCCGCATCCCGGTCGGCTCAAAGGACGAGGCCGCAGCCCTTTGCGAACAGTATCGCGCAGCCGGTGGAAGCTGCCTGATCTCCAAGTAACATCGGTCATTGAATTATGAGAGCGGCGGGCCGGATCGGACCGCCGCTCTTTTTTGTGCATCGCGCCCGCGCTCGCTCGCATTTGGCCCGCCGCCGTTTATGATTCTTCCATGACCGAATCAAAAGCGATGATCCTTGGCTGCAGCGGCCTTGCCCTCACATCCGAAGAAAAGGCCTTTTACCGGGACGAACGGCCCTGGGGTTTCATCCTCTTCGGGCGCAATATCTCCGAAACAGCGCAGATCACCGATCTCGTCGCCGAATTGCGCGACAGCGTCGGCTGGCATGCGCCGGTGCTGATCGATCAGGAGGGTGGTCGCGTCCAGCGCATCCGTCCGCCGGTTCTGCCGCGTTATCCCTCAGGCCAGGCGCTGGGCGATCTCTATCGCCGCGACCCGGCGCTCGGGCTGCGCGCCGCCTGGGTGATGTCGCGCCTGCATGCCTTCGACCTGTCGAACCTTGGCATCAATGTCGATTGCCTGCCGGTTCTCGACGTGCCGGTCGAAGGCAGCAGCAACGTCATCGGCGACCGCGCCTATGGCGGCGATCCCGAGACCGTCATCGCAATGGGACGGGCGGCCGGCGAGGGGCTGAAGGCCGGCGGCCTGCTGCCCGTGATGAAACATATGCCCGGCCACGGTCGCGGCTTTGCCGATTCACATCTGGAGCTGCCTGTCGTTACCGTCTCGCGCGATGAGCTGGAGACCCATGATTTCCCCCCCTTCATCGCGATGAAGGACGAGTTGATGGCAATGACCTGCCATCTCGTCTTCACATCAATCGACCCTGACAATCCGGCGACGACCTCGCGCAAGGTGATCGACGACGTCATCCGTCAGCACATCGGTTTTGGCGGTCTGCTGCTTTCCGACGACAGCTCGATGAATGCGCTTTCCGGCACGATCGGTGAACGGGCGGCGAATATCATTGCAGGGGGATGCGATATCGTGCTGCATTGCAATGGCCATATGGACGAGATGCGGGCGGTCGTGGCAAATGTTCCGCCGCTCGCCGGTCTTTCGCTTAGCCGCGCAAAAGCGGTAGAAGCAGGCTTTGCCGCGCCGGATACTGCCGATGAGGCGGAGTTGAGGGCGGAATTCGAGGCGATGTTCGTGTCGGTGTGATCGTAGGAGAGCAGGGTGGTGAGCACGGTCAAGGGCTCGGAACGTCCGCAGGCGGCAACGCCGATGGACAAGCTGTGGCAGGAGAACGGCGCCGAGCGCGCCAGCCACGAGCCAGCGCTGGTGATCGACGTCGCCGGCTTCGAAGGTCCGCTCGACCTGCTGCTCTATCTCGCCCGCAACCAGAAGGTCGACCTGTCGCGCATTTCTGTCTTGGCGCTGGCCGAACAATATCTGCAGTTCGTCGAAAGCGCCCGGCGGATCCGCATCGAGCTTGCCGCCGACTATCTCGTCATGGCGGCCTGGCTTGCCTATCTCAAGTCGCGGCTGCTCATTCCCCAGCAGGTTAAGGATGATGGCCCCTCGGGCGAGGAGATGGCGGCAACGCTTGCCTTCCGCCTGAAACGTCTCGAAGCCATGCGCCAGGCGGCCGAAGGCCTCGTCAACCGCAACCGCCTCGGCCGCGATATCTTCGCGCGCGGCGCGCCCGAGCATATTCCCGACCGGCAGCAGTCGGCTTATGTGGCGAGCCTATACGATCTCCTGACCGCCTATGCGGCGCTGCGCCAGCGCCACGCCATCACCCAGGTGACGATCGAGAGGCGCAATGTCTGGTCGTTGACCGACGCCCGCGAGCTGCTGACCCAGATGATCGGCGAGGTCGGCGACTGGACGGCGATGGAGCATTATCTGCTGCCTTATCTCGCAGCGCCCGAGGAGCGCGTCACGGCGATTGCCAGCGCCTTCGCTGCGTCGCTGGAACTGGTGCGCGAGGGCAAGCTCGAAATCCGTCAGGAAGGAGCCTTTCAGCCGATCTATATGCGCCGCGGCCCGAAACATGCGACTCTGCAGGTGGTTGAACAGGAGCGGCCGGCTTGACCGATCTGAAGGGCGAAGAGGATTTCGAGGAAGAGGGCCGCGATCTGCAGGCCGAGATCGAGGCCGAGCGCACTGCCGAGGCGCTGGTCTTCGCCTCCTCCCAGCCGGTTTCCGAAGCTTTCCTCGCCGAGCGCCTGCCGAGGGGCGCCGACGTGCGCGCGATCATGCTGCGACTGAAGGAACATTATGCGCCGCGCGGCGTCAATCTCGTGCAGATCGAGGGGGCTTGGGCCTTCCGGACTGCCGCCGATCTGTCCTTCGTCATCCGCCGCGATGAGAACGAGGTCAAGAAGCTGTCGCGCGCCGCGCTGGAAGTGCTGTCGATCATCGCCTATCACCAGCCGGTGACGCGCGCCGAAATCGAGGATATCCGCGGCGTGCAGACTTCGCGCGGCACGCTCGACGTGCTGATGGAAGCGGGCTGGGTACGGTTTCGCGGTCGCCGTCGCACGCCGGGCCGGCCGGTTACATTAGGCACCACGCGCGATTTTCTCGACCATTTCGGCCTCGAGGAACTGCGCGATCTGCCCGGGCTCGAAGAATTGAAGGGCGCGGGCCTGCTCTCGGGCCGCATTCCGGCGAATTTCAATATTCCCTCGCCATTGATGAACGACGAGCTGAGCGAGGACGAAGACCCCATTACCCAAATGGATCTCGAAGAACTTGGGTTGCTTGCCCCGCGTTCTACCTCCGAAGATTGAAGGACTTCGTCTTGCTTTTTCCATGCATGACGAAAACAATGGTGCTCACGATTTTTCGACGGGTCAGTGGCTTGTCATAAAGGGCTATACCGTGACATTAAGCGCAGTTCAAAGGGCTTGATGTTGGAAACGGTGTCAGAAATCCTTACATCGTGGGAACATCGAAACAGGGAGTTAGAGTGATGGGTTCTCTTAGCATGTGGCACTGGCTGATCGTTCTGGTCATCGTGCTGTTGTTGTTCGGTCGTGGCAAGATTCCGGAATTGATGGGCGATGTTGCCAAGGGCATCAAAAGCTTCAAGAAGGGCATGACGGACGAAGACGCGCCCGAAACGGCAAAGACCGTCGATCACAAGGCCGACGAAACGAAGTAACCAAGTCCGGGAAAAGCGCAGCCCCCGCGCTTCCCGTCCAGGAGCCTTGCATGTTCGATATTGGCTGGACCGAGCTTTTGGTCATCGCGGTCGTGCTGATCGTCGTTGTCGGTCCGAAGGATTTGCCGCCGATGCTGCGCGCTTTCGGCAAGATGACGCAGCGCGCCCGCAAAGTGGCCGGTGAGTTCCGCGCGCAGTTCGACGAAGCGCTGCGCGAGGCCGAACTCGATGATGTCCGCCAGACGATCAGCGACGCCCAGAAGCTCAATCCGGTCAGTAGCCTGCGCGAGGCGATGAACCCGCTTCGCCAGATGGGCAACGAGATCAAGGCCGACCTGCAGAAGGCGACCGCGGTTACCGAAAACAAGACCGAAGTGCCGTCGGCTGCAATGTCCGCCCCGACGCCGTCGATGAGCCTGCCGGAAACGCCGCCGGTGGTGCCGACGCCCGCTCCAGCGCCGGAACCCGCGGCCGTCGCGGCCGAGACGGTTGCCGCCAAGCCGAAGGCTCCACGTAAGCCGCGCGCCAAGGCTGCGGATAAGGCCGCCTTTGCCATTGCCGCGCCGGTGGAAAACCCGCCCGCCGAAAAGCCGAAACGAACGACGGCTGCCAGAAAGCCCGCAGCGCCCAAGACGCCGGTGCAGACGAAAAAGAAGAAGGACGAGGCATGAGCGGTGATATCGAAGACAAGCCGCAGCCGCTGATCGAACATCTAATGGAGCTGCGCACGCGGCTGATCTGGTCGATCGGCGCGTTTTTCGTTGCTTTCATCGCATGCTTCTTTTTTGCCAAGCATCTCTTCAATTATCTGGTCATTCCCTACAAGACGGCCGTGGAATGGGCGCATCTCGACGTCGAGAAGGCACAGCTGATTTATACCGCGCCCCAGGAATTCTTCTTCACCCAGGTCAAGGTGGCGATGTTCGGCGGCCTGGTGGTCGCTTTCCCCATCATTGCCGCCCAAGTCTATAAGTTCGTGGCGCCCGGCCTCTACAAGAACGAGCGCCAGGCCTTCCTGCCGTTCCTGATCGCGTCGCCGGTCCTGTTCCTGATGGGGGCCGCGCTCGTCTATTTCTTCTTCACGCCGATGGTCATGTGGTTCTTCCTGTCGATGCAGCAGGCGCCGGGTCATGACGAGGTGGCGATTTCGCTGATGCCGAAGGTCTCGGAATATCTGAGCCTCATCATGACGCTGGTCTTTTCCTTCGGTCTCGTCTTCCAGCTGCCCGTCATCACGACCCTGCTTGCCCGCGTCGGTCTGCTGACGTCGCAATGGCTCGCCGAGAAGCGCAAGTTCGCCATCGTGCTCGCCTTCGTCGTCGCCGCCGTGCTGACGCCGCCGGATCCGATGTCCCAGATCGGTCTTGCGCTACCAACGATCCTTCTCTACGAGATTTCCATCTATGCGGCGCGACTCGTGGAGCGCCAGCGTGCCCGGCAGGCGCTCGAAAAAGAAACCGGATCCGCGGACGTTGCCAAGACCGACAGCGTCTGAGGCGATCCGGAAGCCTTTTTATGACGCCGCCTCATCCGGTTGAGGCCCGGTCAGGCTTTGGCCGGGTCATTTCTGTTGCAACGACCTGGAACGACGATGCTCGATATCAAATGGATCCGTGAGAATCCCGAAGCGCTCGATGCCGCCCTTGCCAAGCGGGGCGCGGAGCCTTTGGCCCAAACTCTCGTCGCCCTCGATGAAAAGCGCCGCTCCGCCGTGCAGAAGACGCAGGATCTGCTCTCCCGCCGCAACGCCGCCTCCAAGGAGATCGGCGCAGCCATGGCGCAGAAGAACGCTGAGCTGGCCGAAAAGCTGAAGGCCGAGGTCGCCGAAATCAAGGAGACGCTGCCTGCAGCCGAAGAGGAAGAACGCACGCTGTCCGCCGAGCTCATTGACGCTCTCTCGCGCATCCCAAACGTGCCGTTCGACGACGTTCCCGTCGGTAAAGATGAGCACGATAATGCCGTCGCCCGCATTGTCGGCGAAAAGCCGCGCTGGAACCATACGCCGAGGGAGCACTTCGAAATCGGCGAGGCTCTCGGCTATATGGACTTCGAGCGAGCCGCCAAGCTCTCCGGCTCGCGCTTCACGGTGCTGACCGGGCCGCTCGCCAGGCTCGAGCGCGCGCTCGGCCAGTTCATGATCGATCTCCACACCCGCGAGCACGGTTATACCGAAGTCAGCTCGCCGCTGATGGTTCGGGCTGAAGCGGTGTTCGGCACCGGTAGCCTGCCGAAGTTCGAAGAGGATCTCTTCAAGACGACGGATGGCCGCTACCTCATTCCGACGGCGGAGGTGACGCTGACCAATCTGGTGCGCGAGGAAATCCTCGACCAGGAAAAGCTGCCGCTGCGCTTCACTGCCTTGACGCCGTCCTTCCGTTCGGAAGCGGGTTCGGCCGGCCGCGACACACGCGGCATGCTGCGCCAGCACCAGTTCTGGAAATGCGAGCTCGTCTCGATCACCGATGCCGAGAGCTCCATTGCCGAGCATGAACGGATGACCGCCTGTGCGGAGGAGGTGCTGAAGCGCCTCGGTCTGCATTTCCGCACGATGACGCTGTGCACCGGCGACATGGGCTTCGGCTCGCGCAAGACCTACGATCTCGAAGTCTGGCTGCCGGGGCAGAATGCCTTCCGCGAAATCTCCTCCTGTTCGGTCTGCGGCGATTTTCAGGCCCGCCGGATGAATGCGCGCTACCGCGGCAAGGACGATAAGAACAACAAGTTCGTCCACACGCTGAACGGCTCCGGCACCGCCGTCGGCCGCTGCCTGATCGCCGTCCTAGAAAATTATCTGAACGAAGACGGTTCCGTCACGATTCCGGACGTTTTGCTGCCCTATATGGGCGGATTGACCAAGATTGAACGGGCGGCCTGAGGCGATGCGCATCCTGCTTACGAATGACGACGGCGTCCATGCGGGAGGCTTGGCTGCGCTGGAGCGGATCGCCCGCACGCTGTCGGACGACGTCTGGATCGTGGCGCCCGAAACCGACCAGAGCGGTCTTGCCCATTCGCTGAGCCTCTCCGAACCTCTGCGGCTGCGCAAGATTTCCGACAAGCATTTCGCCTTGCGCGGCACGCCGACCGATTGCGTCATCATGGGCATCCGACAGGTGATGGACATCAAGCCGGATCTCGTTCTCTCCGGCGTCAATTCAGGCTCAAACGTCGCCGACGACGTGACCTATTCCGGCACGATCGCCGGTGCCATCGAGGGCACCATGCAGGGCGTGCGCTCCTTCGCGCTCAGCCAGGCCTACCTCTACGAAGACGGCGCACGCATCGTGCCGTGGGAGGTCTGCGAGACGCATGCGCCGGCTCTTCTGGAAAAGCTGATGGTTCTGGACCTGCCGGATGGCACCTTCCTCAATCTCAATTTTCCGAACTGCCGTCCCGACGAGGTCGATGGCGCGGAGGTGACCATGCAGGGCAAGCTCGCCTTCAATCTGCAGGTCGATGCCCGCTCCGACGGTCGGGGCTTTCCCTATTACTGGCTGAAGTTCGGCGAACGCGCTGGCGCCTTCATCGAAGGCACCGATATTCACGCTCTGAAGCATAACAAGATTTCGGTAACGCCTTTGAAACTGGATTTGACCGATTATTCCGTGACGGACCGCGTGGCGCGGGCCCTGGGATACGGAGCACAGGTTTGACGGCAAGACTGGCGGAGAAGGAGGGCTTTGCGGCGCTTGTCCTCAGACTGCGTGCCGAAGGCATCTCCGATCTTGATCTGCTGACGGCCGTCGAGCAGACGCAGCGCTCGCTGTTCGTGCCGCCGCAATTTGCCGACGATGCCTATTCGAGTCGCACGATACCGATCGAATGCGGTTCCTTTCTCGAAGGCATCGATTTTGTCGTCCGCATCCTGCATCACCTGAAGCTCAAACCGGGACAGCGCGTCCTGGAAATCGGCACCGGCAGCGGTTTCACTGCCGCCGTTATGGGGCGCCTGGCCGAACGTGTTCTGTCGATCGATCGCTACAAGACGCTGACGACCGCTGCACAGCGGCGCATGGAATCGCTTAGCCTGCGCAATGTCATCATCCGCCACGCCGACGGCAGCGCGGGCATGCAGGGCGAGGGCACCTTCGACCGTATCCTGGTGACGGCGGCTTTCAACGCGATGCCGCGCTTTTATACCGACCAGCTCGTTTCCGGCGGTTCGATGATCGCGCCGCTTATGATTTCCGAAAACGAATGTCGCATGGTGCGGCTGACGAAAACCGGCAGCCGTTTCGAACGCGAGGAGCTGTTCGAAGCCCCTTATTTGCCGATCGTTCCGCGTCTTGCCTCGCTGCTGTAGGCACTGCGATTTTTCACCCGTAAGCTATGGTTATCAACTTCTCAAAAATATCGCACTGATTCCAGCATCTTAACCGCGTGGTAATACTAACGCGTTTTAATAGACCCACAAATGGTTGCGTTCTCAGTGGGTCGAGTCAATGCGTTTCAGTCTTTCGCCGAAGTTCGGTAAGTCGGCCGGTAATCTTCTGGTTGTGGGCCTGCTGGCGAGTGCCGCAACGGGCTGCAGTTCCGATGTGACACGGTTTGGCGGTTTGTTTTCCTCCTCCGGGCAGGATCAGGTCACCACTAGTTCCATTCCGCGCCGGGGCGGCGTTCAGGGCGATCCGGTTCCGCGCGCCGATCTCGGCGGTTCGGCCGTCGCCAGCCAGTCCGGTTACGGCGGCAACAATGCGCTGAACCAGCCCTATCCGGCGAACCCGGGTTACGAGCCGGTCCGTACATCCAGCGCACGCCTGGCTTCCTCGCCGGTCTCGATCCAGCGTTCCGAGCTTGCCGCGCCCACGGCTGCCGCGCCATCCCGCCAGCGGGATAAGGAAGTGGCGCTTGCCCAGCCGTTCCCGGCTTCGCCGCAGGCTCAAAAGCCGCGGCTCGTGGCACCGGCGGCACCGAAGGCAACGCCCGATTCGCTGACAACAGGCACCACGCCGAAGATTTCCGGCTGGTCCTCGACCAATGCGCCTTCCGTGACGCTGCGCCCGGGTGAAAACATCGCCACGCTGTCCCGGCGCTTCGGCGTTCCGGAAAAGGAAATCCTGCGCATCAACAATCTGAAAACCGCCTCTGCCGCCCAACCCGGCCAGGCCATCCTGATCCCGACGTTGAATGGCGGCAATGCCGCCAAGGCGGCGTCGCAGGCGGCCGATCTTGCCAAGCCCGGCAATATGCCGGAGCCGGCCAAGGCGCCGGAGCAGAAGGTCGCCGTCGTCCCTGGCGCCAATTCCGCCCGCGACAAGACCATGGCGAGCGCCGATCCGGCCGCAAAACTTCCCGCCGGCGCCGGCAAGGATCCGAAGGCGCCTGCCGGCACCTATGTCGTCAAGCAGGGCGATTCGCTGGCAAAGATCGCCAAGGCCACCGGCGCCAATATCGACGACCTCAAGGCCGCCAACAATATTTCGGCGAGCTCGCTGCGTGTTGGTCAGGCCCTGAAGATCCCGGCCGCCAAAGCCGACACGATCAAGACCGCTTCGATCCCGGCTGAAAAGGTCGAGTCGAAACCGGCTGATCCGGCGCCTGCCCAGCAGACGGCTTCCGTTCAGCCCGCGCCCTATAAGGCGCCGGCCGCCACCCAAACCGTCGATGAGGTCGAGAAGAAGGCCGACGTCAGCTCCGACGCGCCGGAATCGACCGGCATCGGCAAATACCGCTGGCCGGTGCGCGGCCAGGTCATTGCGGCCTATGGCGCGAACGTCAACGGCAGCCGCAATGACGGCATCGATATCTCGGTACCGCAGGGCACGCCGATCAAGGCCGCCGAAAACGGTGTCGTCATCTATGCCGGCAACGGCCTGAAGGAACTCGGCAACACCGTTCTCGTCCGTCACGACGACGGCACCGTCACCGTCTATGGCAATGCCGACACGCTGAGCGTTGCCCGCGGCCAAAAGATCCAGCGCGGTC
This DNA window, taken from Rhizobium etli CFN 42, encodes the following:
- a CDS encoding segregation and condensation protein A, giving the protein MSTVKGSERPQAATPMDKLWQENGAERASHEPALVIDVAGFEGPLDLLLYLARNQKVDLSRISVLALAEQYLQFVESARRIRIELAADYLVMAAWLAYLKSRLLIPQQVKDDGPSGEEMAATLAFRLKRLEAMRQAAEGLVNRNRLGRDIFARGAPEHIPDRQQSAYVASLYDLLTAYAALRQRHAITQVTIERRNVWSLTDARELLTQMIGEVGDWTAMEHYLLPYLAAPEERVTAIASAFAASLELVREGKLEIRQEGAFQPIYMRRGPKHATLQVVEQERPA
- the scpB gene encoding SMC-Scp complex subunit ScpB; this encodes MTDLKGEEDFEEEGRDLQAEIEAERTAEALVFASSQPVSEAFLAERLPRGADVRAIMLRLKEHYAPRGVNLVQIEGAWAFRTAADLSFVIRRDENEVKKLSRAALEVLSIIAYHQPVTRAEIEDIRGVQTSRGTLDVLMEAGWVRFRGRRRTPGRPVTLGTTRDFLDHFGLEELRDLPGLEELKGAGLLSGRIPANFNIPSPLMNDELSEDEDPITQMDLEELGLLAPRSTSED
- a CDS encoding twin-arginine translocase TatA/TatE family subunit, giving the protein MGSLSMWHWLIVLVIVLLLFGRGKIPELMGDVAKGIKSFKKGMTDEDAPETAKTVDHKADETK
- the tatB gene encoding Sec-independent protein translocase protein TatB; this translates as MFDIGWTELLVIAVVLIVVVGPKDLPPMLRAFGKMTQRARKVAGEFRAQFDEALREAELDDVRQTISDAQKLNPVSSLREAMNPLRQMGNEIKADLQKATAVTENKTEVPSAAMSAPTPSMSLPETPPVVPTPAPAPEPAAVAAETVAAKPKAPRKPRAKAADKAAFAIAAPVENPPAEKPKRTTAARKPAAPKTPVQTKKKKDEA
- the tatC gene encoding twin-arginine translocase subunit TatC; this encodes MSGDIEDKPQPLIEHLMELRTRLIWSIGAFFVAFIACFFFAKHLFNYLVIPYKTAVEWAHLDVEKAQLIYTAPQEFFFTQVKVAMFGGLVVAFPIIAAQVYKFVAPGLYKNERQAFLPFLIASPVLFLMGAALVYFFFTPMVMWFFLSMQQAPGHDEVAISLMPKVSEYLSLIMTLVFSFGLVFQLPVITTLLARVGLLTSQWLAEKRKFAIVLAFVVAAVLTPPDPMSQIGLALPTILLYEISIYAARLVERQRARQALEKETGSADVAKTDSV
- the serS gene encoding serine--tRNA ligase, with the protein product MLDIKWIRENPEALDAALAKRGAEPLAQTLVALDEKRRSAVQKTQDLLSRRNAASKEIGAAMAQKNAELAEKLKAEVAEIKETLPAAEEEERTLSAELIDALSRIPNVPFDDVPVGKDEHDNAVARIVGEKPRWNHTPREHFEIGEALGYMDFERAAKLSGSRFTVLTGPLARLERALGQFMIDLHTREHGYTEVSSPLMVRAEAVFGTGSLPKFEEDLFKTTDGRYLIPTAEVTLTNLVREEILDQEKLPLRFTALTPSFRSEAGSAGRDTRGMLRQHQFWKCELVSITDAESSIAEHERMTACAEEVLKRLGLHFRTMTLCTGDMGFGSRKTYDLEVWLPGQNAFREISSCSVCGDFQARRMNARYRGKDDKNNKFVHTLNGSGTAVGRCLIAVLENYLNEDGSVTIPDVLLPYMGGLTKIERAA
- the surE gene encoding 5'/3'-nucleotidase SurE is translated as MRILLTNDDGVHAGGLAALERIARTLSDDVWIVAPETDQSGLAHSLSLSEPLRLRKISDKHFALRGTPTDCVIMGIRQVMDIKPDLVLSGVNSGSNVADDVTYSGTIAGAIEGTMQGVRSFALSQAYLYEDGARIVPWEVCETHAPALLEKLMVLDLPDGTFLNLNFPNCRPDEVDGAEVTMQGKLAFNLQVDARSDGRGFPYYWLKFGERAGAFIEGTDIHALKHNKISVTPLKLDLTDYSVTDRVARALGYGAQV